In the Muricauda sp. MAR_2010_75 genome, one interval contains:
- a CDS encoding DUF5676 family membrane protein, with amino-acid sequence MNRINVKKFGFAMGLTAAILYAGCMIVLATAGQEGSITFFNSLLHGLDTTSIIRVDVPIWEALIGIVQTFIIAWLTGALIAAFYNTQIKSR; translated from the coding sequence ATGAATCGTATCAATGTAAAAAAATTCGGTTTTGCCATGGGGCTGACCGCTGCAATCCTCTACGCCGGCTGCATGATTGTTTTGGCGACAGCAGGACAAGAAGGAAGCATAACCTTTTTCAACAGCCTGCTGCACGGCTTGGACACTACCAGTATAATACGGGTAGACGTGCCAATTTGGGAGGCACTTATTGGCATTGTCCAGACATTTATCATTGCTTGGCTCACAGGTGCCCTGATTGCAGCATTTTACAACACACAGATTAAGAGTAGATAA
- a CDS encoding helix-turn-helix domain-containing protein: MNSTARNIKTIFTQTAIWGGIFYFLVHPFTMVLYWFEFSNTPFSFSLFWDVLKSQFLESFTFDMRGMSVSLTILGIFLGIVSGLFFITLRRKNKLIGTQQQLLLRDLEELIEAGENERVEFKSSIRYDYFRKTTNRELELVIAKTITGFMNAKGGKLIIGVDDDGNIVGLEKDFKTLKHKNKDGYEREIFRIISTQLGHEACFSNHISFYKLNGEDVCVIAVEPSKKPIYVSDTENTTFYVRTGNATYPLTVKEAVDYLETRKL, from the coding sequence GTGAATAGTACTGCAAGAAATATCAAAACAATTTTCACCCAAACGGCAATATGGGGGGGCATTTTCTATTTCCTTGTCCATCCTTTTACCATGGTGCTCTATTGGTTTGAATTTAGCAATACACCATTTTCATTTTCCCTGTTTTGGGACGTCTTAAAGTCGCAGTTTTTAGAATCTTTCACTTTTGATATGAGAGGGATGAGCGTCTCGCTTACAATCCTTGGCATTTTCCTAGGGATAGTTTCCGGTCTATTTTTCATAACCCTCAGGCGAAAGAACAAGCTTATAGGCACACAACAGCAGTTGTTACTGCGTGATTTAGAAGAATTGATAGAGGCGGGTGAGAATGAACGGGTAGAATTCAAGTCATCTATTCGTTACGATTATTTTAGGAAAACCACGAACCGCGAACTGGAACTGGTCATTGCCAAGACCATCACTGGTTTTATGAATGCAAAAGGTGGAAAATTGATCATTGGCGTTGACGATGATGGCAACATTGTGGGCCTTGAAAAAGATTTCAAGACCCTAAAGCACAAGAACAAAGATGGATATGAGCGTGAAATTTTCAGGATAATTTCAACACAGTTAGGTCACGAGGCTTGTTTTAGCAATCACATTTCATTTTACAAATTAAATGGTGAAGATGTGTGCGTAATAGCTGTCGAACCTTCTAAAAAACCAATCTATGTCAGCGATACCGAAAATACAACCTTTTATGTCAGAACGGGGAATGCCACCTACCCCTTGACGGTCAAGGAAGCGGTTGATTATTTAGAAACCAGAAAATTATAA
- a CDS encoding lycopene cyclase domain-containing protein, with product MQYVWFIWSLIILALWGVVYLLKKDSRKEMLRMSWITMPFGLTEPLFVPEYWHPPSLFDLAIKTGFDIESIIFSFAIGGIGTVLYNLIFKRRYVKIPHTERNHYRHRLHLYILFVPAVVFLILALFTPMNHIYCGILAMFLGGMATLYCRPDLKTKIWISGFLFTALYFVYFGSILPFYPDYVTLFWNLENLSDILVAGIPIEELLFAFTFGMYWSGLYEHLYWRKLINPIVLNQNF from the coding sequence ATGCAATACGTTTGGTTTATATGGTCCCTTATCATACTGGCCCTTTGGGGCGTGGTCTATCTTTTGAAGAAGGATTCCCGTAAAGAAATGTTGAGGATGAGTTGGATAACCATGCCCTTTGGGCTAACCGAGCCGCTGTTCGTTCCCGAATATTGGCACCCGCCATCGCTCTTCGATTTGGCGATAAAGACCGGGTTCGATATTGAAAGCATCATTTTCTCTTTTGCCATCGGGGGTATTGGCACCGTACTTTACAATCTTATTTTCAAGCGAAGGTATGTTAAAATACCGCATACCGAGCGTAACCATTATAGACATAGGTTGCATCTATATATCCTTTTCGTACCGGCGGTCGTGTTTTTGATATTGGCCCTTTTCACTCCCATGAACCATATTTACTGTGGAATATTGGCCATGTTCTTGGGTGGAATGGCCACGCTGTACTGCCGCCCAGACCTTAAGACCAAAATCTGGATAAGTGGATTTCTGTTCACGGCATTGTACTTTGTTTATTTTGGAAGTATTCTCCCGTTTTACCCCGACTACGTAACATTGTTTTGGAATCTGGAAAACCTGAGTGATATTCTAGTGGCCGGCATACCAATCGAAGAGCTTTTGTTCGCTTTCACTTTTGGCATGTATTGGTCAGGCCTCTATGAGCATTTGTATTGGAGAAAATTAATCAACCCAATTGTTTTGAATCAAAATTTTTAA
- a CDS encoding universal stress protein, whose protein sequence is MKVLLAIDGSEFSKDAIDELAAMSLPKLVKIHVLNVYENPMLTVPGAFPLSGIGHYKEEAMSNAKKSAETIVNNAAKSLKQKNGKLSITTNIVEGFPKNAILEKATDLEVDLIVLGSQGHGAFSRFLLGSVAQSIAMHAHCSVLIVRKKHQK, encoded by the coding sequence ATGAAAGTATTACTCGCAATTGACGGCTCTGAATTCAGCAAAGATGCCATCGATGAACTAGCGGCAATGTCGCTGCCAAAATTAGTTAAAATACATGTTCTAAATGTTTATGAAAATCCAATGTTAACTGTACCAGGGGCTTTCCCCTTAAGTGGTATCGGCCATTATAAAGAAGAAGCCATGTCAAATGCGAAAAAATCGGCTGAAACCATCGTTAACAATGCTGCAAAGTCGTTAAAACAAAAGAACGGCAAGTTGTCGATAACGACCAATATTGTAGAAGGGTTTCCCAAAAATGCAATCTTGGAAAAGGCAACTGATTTGGAGGTGGATCTTATCGTATTGGGATCACAAGGCCATGGCGCATTCTCGCGCTTTTTGCTTGGTTCGGTCGCCCAATCCATTGCCATGCACGCGCATTGTTCTGTTTTGATTGTCAGAAAAAAACATCAAAAATAA